The sequence GGATCAATCGCCAATCTACCGCAAGGCCATGCGGCAAGCAACCAAAGGAAATTGGAAACCGCTCCAGCAAGCCAAGCGCCGGGAAGCTGTAGTGCCGTAATCCGCGACCCCGTCGCAGGATGAGGCGGCGAGTGTCGCATCGCCCCACTCGGCGGCCATTCCGCGGGTAAAAAATTTGCAAAAAAGTTTTGCCCAGTCAGCATCGTGTGAGCCCGTTGCAGGTTCGCTAAAAAATGGCCGGGAAACGCAGCGAAAAATCGCCAGTGGCCGGCGAGCGGCGCTACAGCGAAGTGCGCGGGCTCAAGCCATAAAACCGCCTTCAACCCGCACCCCCACAACGTCTTACGAATGCCGCTTGCGAGGCCGTTGACGGGCCGCAAAAAGTCGTTACACTCACCACCGATGCCTATATGCAGTGGTTTTCCAGGCGTCCACCACTACATATAGGTGTTGCTGGCATTGCAAGCACATTTCCAGTCTTGCGGGGGGTGACCGTTTCGCTCTGGTCCTTTTCTTCCCCATAAGAGCCTTATAATTTGCTGGCAAGAGTGCCGAAACGTATACGGAATCAGTATACGCAAGTATACTAAGAACGGATGCCCCGATTCTTCATTCAGAAGGAGCTGATTTTCATGGCCAAATCCGAATTAAGCGCCGTTAAATCGCACCCGGCGAAATCGCTCTCGGGCAAGCACTCCACGCTCCGCCGCCGTCCGGCCGGGCTGGCCGTCGACCCGATCTTCTGCCCGCAGGATGCCGCCGATCCGTTCGACACCGTCGAATGGGACCTGCGCACGGCCGCCATCAAAGGGGAATCGGGCGAGGTGCTCTTCGAGCAGACCGATTGCGAACTGCCCAAATCGTGGAGCCAATTGGCCACGAATGTCGTGGTGAGCAAGTATTTCTACGGCGAGATCAACACGCCGCAGCGCGAAAACAGCGTGCGGCAATTGATCCACCGCGTGAGCCGCACGATCGCGGATTGGGGCATCGCGGATGGCTACTTCGCCACCGCCGCCGACGGCGAGCGCTTCTATCGCGATCTGACGTGGCTGGCCCTGCATCAGCACGGAGCGTTCAACAGCCCGGTGTGGTTCAACGTCGGACTGTTTCATCAATACGGCGTGAAGGGCTCGCAGTGCAATTGGCATTGGGATGCCGAGGCCGAAGCGGTCAAGCAGCCCGAAAACCCGTATGAATATCCGCAGGGCTCGGCCTGCTTCATTCAGAGCGTCGACGACGACATGGAAGACATCATGTCGCTGGCGCGCAGCGAGGCGATGCTCTTCAAATTCGGCAGCGGCACCGGCACCGATCTTTCGACGCTCCGCTCGCATCGCGAAAAGCTTTCGGGGGGCGGCCGGCCCTCGGGCCCACTGTCGTTCATGCGCGTCTACGACCAGATCGCGGCGGTCGTGAAAAGCGGCGGCAAAACACGCCGCGCCGCCAAGATGCAATCGCTCAAGGTCTGGCATCCCGACATCATGGAGTTCATCGAGTGCAAGTCGAAGGAAGAACGCAAGGCCCGCATCCTGATCGAAAAAGGGGGCTACGACGCCAATTTCAACGGCGAAGCCTATAGCTCGATCATGTTTCAGAATGCGAACCTGTCGGTCCGCGTCACCGATGATTTCATGCAAGCAGTCCTCGACGACAAAACCTGGTCGACCCATTGGGTCACCGAGCCGACCCGCGGCGGTCCATCGTGGCCGGCCCGCGAAGTGCTGGGCAAGATGGCCGAATGCGCGTGGGGTTGCGGCGATCCGGGCGTGCAATACGACACGACGATCAACCGCTGGAACACCTGCCCGCGCTCCGGCCGGATCAACGCCTCGAATCCGTGCAGCGAGTATATGTTTCTCGACGACACGGCCTGCAATCTGGCGAGCATCAACCTGATGAAATTTCGCAATGCGGACGGCACGTTCGACGTCGATCGGTTTGCCCATGCTTGCCGCATCTTCTTCATCGCCCAGGAAATCTTGGTCGATCACGCCAGCTATCCGACCGAGCGGATCGCGGGCAATAGCCATCGCTTCCGCCCGCTGGGGCTCGGCTATTCGAACCTCGGCAGCCTGATCATGGCCAGCGGCTTGGCCTACGATTCGCCGGCAGCCCGCGGATTGTGCGGCGCGATGACGGCCCTCTTGCACGGAGCCGCCAATCGCACCAGCGCCGAATTGGCTGCCGCGGTCGGGCCGTTCGACGGCTTTGTCGAAAATCGCGAGCCGATGCTGGCCGTCATGCAGATGCACCGCGACGCCGTCGAGGCGATCGACGATGCTTGCCCGGAAGATTTGAAACAGGCGGCCCGCGAAGTGTGGGACGAAGTGCTCGCGGCCGGGCAGGAGTGGGGCTTCCGCAACGCGCAAGCCACCGTTCTGGCCCCCACCGGCACCATCAGCTTCCTGATGGATTGCGACACCACGGGCATCGAGCCCGACATCGCGCTGGTGAAATACAAGCAGCTTGCCGGCGGCGGCATGCTGAAGATCGTCAACAATATGGTCGGCTTGGCGCTCGACACGCTCGGCTACGATCAGCCGCAGATCGAGGCCATCCTGGCCTACATCGCCGACAACGACACGATCGAGGGCGCGCCGGGGCTGCAAGACGAGCATCTATCGGTGTTCGATTGCGCGTTCAAGCCGCGCAACGGCGTGCGGTCGATTGCCTGGCAGGCGCATGTGCGGATGATGGCGGCGGCCCAGCCGTTCTTGTCCGGGGCGATTTCGAAAACGGTGAACATGCCGCGCGAATCGACGCCAGCCGACATCGCC is a genomic window of Pirellulales bacterium containing:
- a CDS encoding vitamin B12-dependent ribonucleotide reductase; translation: MAKSELSAVKSHPAKSLSGKHSTLRRRPAGLAVDPIFCPQDAADPFDTVEWDLRTAAIKGESGEVLFEQTDCELPKSWSQLATNVVVSKYFYGEINTPQRENSVRQLIHRVSRTIADWGIADGYFATAADGERFYRDLTWLALHQHGAFNSPVWFNVGLFHQYGVKGSQCNWHWDAEAEAVKQPENPYEYPQGSACFIQSVDDDMEDIMSLARSEAMLFKFGSGTGTDLSTLRSHREKLSGGGRPSGPLSFMRVYDQIAAVVKSGGKTRRAAKMQSLKVWHPDIMEFIECKSKEERKARILIEKGGYDANFNGEAYSSIMFQNANLSVRVTDDFMQAVLDDKTWSTHWVTEPTRGGPSWPAREVLGKMAECAWGCGDPGVQYDTTINRWNTCPRSGRINASNPCSEYMFLDDTACNLASINLMKFRNADGTFDVDRFAHACRIFFIAQEILVDHASYPTERIAGNSHRFRPLGLGYSNLGSLIMASGLAYDSPAARGLCGAMTALLHGAANRTSAELAAAVGPFDGFVENREPMLAVMQMHRDAVEAIDDACPEDLKQAAREVWDEVLAAGQEWGFRNAQATVLAPTGTISFLMDCDTTGIEPDIALVKYKQLAGGGMLKIVNNMVGLALDTLGYDQPQIEAILAYIADNDTIEGAPGLQDEHLSVFDCAFKPRNGVRSIAWQAHVRMMAAAQPFLSGAISKTVNMPRESTPADIADAYLEGWQLGLKALAIYRDGSKESQPLSTSTETEKAAARQVAIPRRERLPDTRRSITHKFSIAGHEGYITVGLYDDGRPGELFITMAKEGSTIGGLMDCFGTAVSMSLQYGVPLEVYVGKFSHTRFEPMGHTKNPDIRIAKSIVDYIFRWLGITFIPGFREANRGIVDEAAAIDERPAATANGAKPNGQTNGRPAAGLAAAAPEAATNGHKPGAAQPASSGTSASKAANGSLAAAANTPAAKPLNAKPNGKPASALSAAANTAVSAAANRAQLERAGMAVKVDLNGGQSPSSEQFAQFQLDAPSCDNCGAITVRNGNCYLCYNCGNSMGCS